ACACTAAGGTCTCATAGCCCCACCTGCAAACAGTTCCCGAAACACATTGCGCCGTTGCTGTGGTGATTCTGGCGTAATCGAACCCCATAAACTTTCCCAGTAAAAAAACGAAATACCGGGAAAAGTGCGATCGCGCACCGTCTCAACCTGTTCTCTAATTTGGGCAATATTCACAGGAGTCTTAGAAGTTCCCGTTAATATCCCAATCCCCACCGGAATGCGAGACCGAGCAAACTTCACTGCTGGTTGTTCTAATTCATTAATAAAACTACTTTGATTATTGCGATATACCTGCAAAATCAACTCATCGACCAAACCTTTCCTCACCCAAGTTTCCCAATCTTGCAAATAGTATTTATAGGAAAAACCTTGTGAATTAGGCGAAAGCGAAACTATAGCATTAGGTTTAACTGCTTTCACACTTTCATATATTTCCGCCATAAAATCAGTAATCTTATTAGCACGCCAACGCATCCATCTGGGATTAAAAGGATCACTAGGAGGACTATTCCCTTGATGTTCTTGGCGATAGAGATCAACAGTGAAAGCATCATAACCAAATTTTACAGGCATTCCAAAGTGATCATCCAACTGAATACCATCCACATCGTAACGACTCACCACTTCCATAATTAGCCCCAAGATAAACTCCTGAACCTCCGGATGCAGAGGATTTAGCCAAGCTTGCTGATGGGCTGAGTTGTCGTTAATTTCCTCCAAAGGAACTTCATTTGTAGATTTTGTTCCTTCTTGACCCATAGTTAACCAGTCTGGATAACGCCGGGCTAATTGAGAATGAGGTGGTGTCATAAAACCGTATTCAAACCAGGGAATCACACTTAAACCTTGAGGTTTAGCAAGTTTGATCAGCTTTGCTAAAACATCCTGTCCACCGTGGATTAAATTAAGTATAGGGTCAGCATCTGAGCCTGTAACCATTTTAGCTCTAGGACTCTTATAAAAAGTATTGCCTCTATTCCAAACTACAGGATAAATCGTATTAAACTTTAGTGCTGATAGTTCGTTAATAGCGCGATTAATTCCCCAAGGTAAAAATAGGACACCACTAGCAACATTAGTTAGCCAAACGCCACGAATTTCCGTTATAGTAGGTAAAATTTTCGGCTGATAAAAAAGTGGTCGCGAAGGAAATGAAAATACTGTTAAGCACACCATTAAACCCAAGCACAGGAAGTAACTAAAGCCACGTCTATTCAACCGATTCATTTCTGCGCTTGACTTTTTTTAGAGCAATACTTGTCACTACAAAGCAAAATTCCATCCCTCCGGAATATGTAGAGATATCATTATCTATTAATTTATAACCCCAGTGTATTAAATCAGTGAACAGTGAACATTTATCAATTATCAAAGCATAAGCTGGGAGATTTTGACCCAATTATGTCTCTTATACCAATTTAATATAAAGATGCATAAATAGAATTTAACCAGAAATCCAGTTCCCCTCCTCGCTTGCGGGGAGGGGTCGAAATAATATGCAGCCTCACAAATAATTGGTATTAACTGATAACTATTCACTGATAACTGTTAAAATTTTTCCACCCCTGCAAACTGCTTCAGGCTGACAGCATTTGCTGCTTCACCACAAGTTCGGGGCGTGGGGAAAATCTTATCAGGATTTGCCAAACCCTTGGGATTAAAAACGAATCTTACCCATTGCATACTTTCTAAATCAGCAGCGCTAAACATATCTGGCATATAGCATTTTTTATCTGCACCAATACCATGTTCACCAGAAATACTACCACCTACCTTTACACAAAGCTTGAGAATTTCCCCGCCCACTTCCTCAACTTTTTCCAACGCGCCTGGAACCGCATTATCAAATAGAATTAACGGGTGAAGATTGCCATCACCAGCGTGAAATACATTGGCAATTTTATAACCAAACTTTTGACTTAACGCCTCAATCTCCTGCAAAACGTAAGTTAATTGAGTTCGAGGAATTACACCATCCTGAACATAATAATCCGGGCTTAAATGTCCAGCCGCAGCGAAAGCCGCTTTCCGACCTTTCCAAAGTTTCAAACGAGTTTCCGGGTCACTAGCAGAAGTGACATTACGCGCGCCATTCTTTTGACAAATTTCCGCCACACGTTGTTTGTTTAGCCCAACTTCCACATCTAAACCATCGATTTCTACTAATAAAATCGCCGTAGCATCGCGAGGATAACAATTTGTCGCCACCACATCCTCAACTGCATTGATGCTAATGTTGTCCATCATTTCCATACCACCGGGAATAATCCCCGCACTGATAATATCAGAAACAGTTTCCGCAGCCGCCTCCACACTGGTAAAATCTGCTAATAAAACACAAATTGATTCAGCACTTTTGAGGATTCGCAGAGTAATTTCTGTAGCGATACCCAAAGTTCCTTCAGAACCCACAAATACACCTGTTAAATCATAACCAGGCATTTCTGGTACTTGTCCACCTAAATCCAGAATTTCCCCGGAAGGGGTGACAATTTTTAAGCCCAAAACGTGGTTAGTGGTAACACCGTACTTGAGACAATGCACCCCACCAGAGTTTTCCGCCACATTACCCCCAATTGAGCAGATAATTTGGCTAGAAGGGTCTGGTGCATAATAAAATCCCGCACCACTTACAGTTTGCGTTACCCAGCTATTAATCACTCCTGGCTGTACCACAATGCGCTGATTATCTAAATCAACATTGAGAATTTGCCGCATTAAGGAAGTGACAATCAAAACCGAATCTTCTGAAGGTAAAGCTCCACCAGATAAACCAGTACCAGAACCGCGTGCGATAAAGGTTACAGAGTATTTGTTGCATATCTTCACCAGTGCGGCAATTTGTTCTGTAGTTCTGGGCAAAACTACCACAGCCGGACGTTGACGATAACTGGTTAAGCCATCGCACTCATAGGTGATGAGTTCTTCCCGACGCTGCACTACACCATTTTTACCAACTACAGCCTCAAATGCTTTAATAATAGGTTTCCAGTTGTATTGCTTTTTCTCTTGGATAAGCATAGTTTTTTATAGTTAGAGGTAGATATATCACCATTGTGACCAGAATAATGCTTTAGGGGAAGTAATAATGCATAATCAACTGGAAGTTGTATTTCTTCTTTTGCGTCTTCTTGTATGTAATAAGTCTAAATTTTTGCTTTCTGGCTCTTTGGGAGTTAGTGGTTGCTGCTGAAGTTTTACATTGGTCGTGGCTAATGGTTTTATGTTAACATTAGAATTGTAATAATTGACTGTTGTACCGGAATGGTCAATATATTTATAATTTCTCCCAACTTTTACTCTGGCAATACCGTCAGAAAAACTCTCAGCATAATCAAATTGGGGAAAAATGACGAGTTGACCTGACAAATTAATATAGCCCCATTTTTTCCCAACTTTTACGGCTGCTAAGTTCTCTGAAAATTTTTCTATATAATCATATTTAACTGGGATAATAGCCTTTCCAGATAAATTAATATAGCCATATTTGTTCCCAAATTTGACACGAGAAATACCTTGAGAGAAACACTCAGCCCAATCAAATTTATTGTTAATTACTAGCTTACCTGTTAAATTGATATAACCCCAATGTAAATCAATTTTTACCAATGCTAATCCTTCCGAAAATTCGTAAGCTTTACTAAATTGCGCCGGGATAACTATCTTACCAAGTTTATTTTTATAACCGTGTTTTTCTCGATGTTTAAAACGTTTTAAATCTAGGGGTAAATTTGGGAGATTTTCCAATTCTTTTTGAGGATTAGCCAGAGGATCACTGAATGCAGATACGCTCATTTCATGAGATAGTTCCTCAGCCTGAATAAATTGTAACTGAATAATGGTTCCTGTTTCGTCAATATGGTGAATTTCACCATCAATTTTTACTTGTGCAATTCCGTTATTAAATTGACTAGCTTCATTAAAATTCGGTGCAATAATAACTTCTCCCTTCTGGTTTTTATAACCCCACTTATTTCCCTGGTTAAATGGTCTTAAGATATGATTCATCTGTTTTTTATAGCCCCAAGCAAACAGCTAAGTAAACTATAACAATATTTCCGCCTGCAATACTTAGTAAATTTACGTATATTGCCCATTGCTTGAAAGGACTTGAAGCAACGAACCCAAATTTCTCATGTATATTCTTAACCCTGTATCTCTGCGTCTCTGCGCGAACTAAAAAACTCCTTCACCTCCCGCCACATTTGCGGAAACAAATTAAGCTAGAAATAACGCTCTTAAATAGTGGATAAAATTATGGTTGAGCAAATTCTGATTAATACAGATGATTTTTATGTGCCAGATGCCAACCTACTAGTTACCGAAGATGATACACCTGTGGACAATTTCGCATCTGCCAAACAACAACGCTTATTAGTCGGTTCTCTTTTTAGTTCTTTACAAAATCAGACTTTTTTAGCTGAGGCTAATGTGGGTGTTTACTATACAGACCTTCAGCCCCCCATTGTACCAGACGTTTTTCTGAGCTTAGATGTCCAAATTCCAGAAAAGTGGTGGGACAAACACAATCGTTGTTATATGGTTTGGCGTTTTGGTAAACCTCCAGAAGTTGTGATGGAAATTGTCTCTAATAAAGAAGGTGATGAATTAGGTAAAAAGTTAGAAATTTATGAGCAAATGCGGGCGAGTTACTATATTGTCTATGACCAAAATCAGCAATTAGGAGAACAAGCATTACGGATTTATGAACTCAGGGGAAGACGTTATTTTGAAACTTCAGAAACTTGGTTAGAACAAGTCGGTTTAGGTTTAACTCTGTGGTCAGGGAAATTTGAAGGTAGACAAGATAATTGGTTACGCTGGTGCTACCAAGATGGAACTATTCTACCTACTGGAGATGAACGGGCTGAACAAGCTGAACAGCGCGCCCAATTGTTAGCAGAAAGACTCAGGGCTATGGGCATAGATCCTGATACTGTTTAGAAACGGTATCTAATTTTAATCAATTAAGCTAGAAATAACGCTCTCAAATAGTGGATAAAATTATGGTTGAGCAAGTTCTCATCAATGCAGATAATTTCTATGTGCCAGATGCCAACCTACTAGTTACCGAAGATGATACACCTGTGGACAATTTCGCATCTGAAAAACAACAACGCCTCTTGGTTGGCTCTCTTTACAGTTCCTTACAAAACCAGATTTTTTTAGCAGCCGCTAATGTGGGTGTTTATTATGCATACAGAAAACCGCCTATTGTCCCTGATGTTTTATTTAGCTTAGATGTCCAAATACCCGAAAAATGGTGGGACAAGCAAAATCGTTGTTATATGCTTTGGGAGTTTGAAAAACCTCCAGAAGTTGTGATGGAAATTGTCTCTAATAAAGAAGGTGATGAATTAGGCAAAAAGTTAGAAATTTATGAGCAAATGCGAGCGAGTTACTATATTGTCTATGACCCTAATCAACAATTAGGAGAACAAGCATTACGAATTTATGAACTCAGGGGAAGGCGTTATTTTGAAACTTCTGAAACTTGGCTAGAACAAGTAGGTCTGGGTTTAATTCTGTGGTCAGGTGCATTTGAAGGTAGACAAGATAATTGGTTGCGCTGGTGTTACCAGGATGGAACTATTCTACCTACTGGAGATGAACGGGCTGAACAAGAAAAGCAACGCGCCGAACAAGAAAAGCAACGGGCTGAACAAGAAAGGCAACGGGCTGAAGAAGCTGAACAACGCGCCCAATTATTAGCAGAAAGACTCAGGGCTATGGGCATAGATCCTGATACTTTGTAGAGGCTTTGTAGAGATGTTTGATGAAATGTCTCTACACATTCTTCGTAAATTCTTCTACTCGTTGCCAAACCTTTTCTAATAAATCAGGATCATCGGCATCAAACCACTCAATTTGGGAATACGCCTTAAACCAAGTACGCTGTCGCTTGGCAAATTGTCGCGTGTGTAAAACCGTTAATTCCTTTGCTGATTCTAAAGAAATTTCACCTGCTAAATATTGCCTGATTTCTTGATATCCCAATGTATTCAACAAAGGTAAATCAGTTCCGTATTTTTGACAAAGATATTCTACCTCAGCTACCAAACCATCAGCGATCATTTGTTCTGTGCGCTTGTGAATGCGTAGCCTGATTTTTTCGACTTCGCAATCTAAACCAATTTGCAAAATTGGATAATCTGGGGGGTTCTCTCCTTGCTGCTGGGATATGGGAATTCCAGTGATGTAAAATACTTCTAATGCTCGTAAAGTCCGCACAGTATCATGAGGATGAATTTTCTGGGCTGCGATCGCATCTACTTGTTGTAGTATTCCATATAGGGTCGTTTGTCCTAAAGATTCCAGCTGCGATCGCAATTCCTGATCTGGTGCAACTCTGGGAATTTTCATCCCTTGAACAATAGAACGTATGTATAAACCCGTACCTCCAACTAACAGCAATGGCGCAACCCGAAGAGCCGTAATTAAGCCTTGTGCTTGTTCCTGATAGTCTGCTACCGTCATAGTGTCTGTGGGATTGCAGATATCTATTAAATAATGTGGCACTAACTTTCGTTCTGCCAATGTTGGTTTAGCCGTACCAATATCAAATTCTCGATACACCTGACGGGAATCTGCACTCAGGATCACAGAACTTAACCGCATCGCCAAATTCAATCCCAAGCCTGACTTACCAGTCGCCGTCGCACCACAAATTACAATCAATTTAGTCATTAGTCAATCAATTTTAGATTTTAGATTTTAGATTTTGGATTAGACTGCAATCTAAAATACTCGCTGCCGCTAACGCCAATTCAAAATCCAAATTCTTTGGTCATTAGTCAACACTTCCCATACTCCGGACTCTCCCGTAAAGCTTTTGTGATAAAATCTTAAAGCTTTTATATCGTTTTTGCTGATGGGCAGTTTCAGCCCAGGCATTAAGTTAATTTTTATCACAAGCATGGGATGCAATTGTGTTGTTTAATTGAACTTCGCGTTGCGGTTCTCTGACACAAAACTTTATAGTACAGAAGCAATCTAGGAAATCTCAATTTTTGAGGCGATAAATTCAAAAAACTTATGGGGTTACATCCCCTATATAAACTTCTCATAAAATTGGTCTACAGTCGCCAGTAACCCTTTTGTGTTAGAATTTTGGTGTGTTTTGACTTTTTTGTTTTTGGGCGACTTTAAACCCACGCATCAGGAGAATTTTCATGACGAGCAGTT
The DNA window shown above is from Nodularia sp. LEGE 06071 and carries:
- a CDS encoding Uma2 family endonuclease, encoding MVEQVLINADNFYVPDANLLVTEDDTPVDNFASEKQQRLLVGSLYSSLQNQIFLAAANVGVYYAYRKPPIVPDVLFSLDVQIPEKWWDKQNRCYMLWEFEKPPEVVMEIVSNKEGDELGKKLEIYEQMRASYYIVYDPNQQLGEQALRIYELRGRRYFETSETWLEQVGLGLILWSGAFEGRQDNWLRWCYQDGTILPTGDERAEQEKQRAEQEKQRAEQERQRAEEAEQRAQLLAERLRAMGIDPDTL
- a CDS encoding Uma2 family endonuclease, with translation MVEQILINTDDFYVPDANLLVTEDDTPVDNFASAKQQRLLVGSLFSSLQNQTFLAEANVGVYYTDLQPPIVPDVFLSLDVQIPEKWWDKHNRCYMVWRFGKPPEVVMEIVSNKEGDELGKKLEIYEQMRASYYIVYDQNQQLGEQALRIYELRGRRYFETSETWLEQVGLGLTLWSGKFEGRQDNWLRWCYQDGTILPTGDERAEQAEQRAQLLAERLRAMGIDPDTV
- the miaA gene encoding tRNA (adenosine(37)-N6)-dimethylallyltransferase MiaA — its product is MTKLIVICGATATGKSGLGLNLAMRLSSVILSADSRQVYREFDIGTAKPTLAERKLVPHYLIDICNPTDTMTVADYQEQAQGLITALRVAPLLLVGGTGLYIRSIVQGMKIPRVAPDQELRSQLESLGQTTLYGILQQVDAIAAQKIHPHDTVRTLRALEVFYITGIPISQQQGENPPDYPILQIGLDCEVEKIRLRIHKRTEQMIADGLVAEVEYLCQKYGTDLPLLNTLGYQEIRQYLAGEISLESAKELTVLHTRQFAKRQRTWFKAYSQIEWFDADDPDLLEKVWQRVEEFTKNV
- a CDS encoding glycoside hydrolase family 10 protein — encoded protein: MNRLNRRGFSYFLCLGLMVCLTVFSFPSRPLFYQPKILPTITEIRGVWLTNVASGVLFLPWGINRAINELSALKFNTIYPVVWNRGNTFYKSPRAKMVTGSDADPILNLIHGGQDVLAKLIKLAKPQGLSVIPWFEYGFMTPPHSQLARRYPDWLTMGQEGTKSTNEVPLEEINDNSAHQQAWLNPLHPEVQEFILGLIMEVVSRYDVDGIQLDDHFGMPVKFGYDAFTVDLYRQEHQGNSPPSDPFNPRWMRWRANKITDFMAEIYESVKAVKPNAIVSLSPNSQGFSYKYYLQDWETWVRKGLVDELILQVYRNNQSSFINELEQPAVKFARSRIPVGIGILTGTSKTPVNIAQIREQVETVRDRTFPGISFFYWESLWGSITPESPQQRRNVFRELFAGGAMRP
- a CDS encoding WG repeat-containing protein, whose amino-acid sequence is MNHILRPFNQGNKWGYKNQKGEVIIAPNFNEASQFNNGIAQVKIDGEIHHIDETGTIIQLQFIQAEELSHEMSVSAFSDPLANPQKELENLPNLPLDLKRFKHREKHGYKNKLGKIVIPAQFSKAYEFSEGLALVKIDLHWGYINLTGKLVINNKFDWAECFSQGISRVKFGNKYGYINLSGKAIIPVKYDYIEKFSENLAAVKVGKKWGYINLSGQLVIFPQFDYAESFSDGIARVKVGRNYKYIDHSGTTVNYYNSNVNIKPLATTNVKLQQQPLTPKEPESKNLDLLHTRRRKRRNTTSS
- the glcD gene encoding glycolate oxidase subunit GlcD, which gives rise to MLIQEKKQYNWKPIIKAFEAVVGKNGVVQRREELITYECDGLTSYRQRPAVVVLPRTTEQIAALVKICNKYSVTFIARGSGTGLSGGALPSEDSVLIVTSLMRQILNVDLDNQRIVVQPGVINSWVTQTVSGAGFYYAPDPSSQIICSIGGNVAENSGGVHCLKYGVTTNHVLGLKIVTPSGEILDLGGQVPEMPGYDLTGVFVGSEGTLGIATEITLRILKSAESICVLLADFTSVEAAAETVSDIISAGIIPGGMEMMDNISINAVEDVVATNCYPRDATAILLVEIDGLDVEVGLNKQRVAEICQKNGARNVTSASDPETRLKLWKGRKAAFAAAGHLSPDYYVQDGVIPRTQLTYVLQEIEALSQKFGYKIANVFHAGDGNLHPLILFDNAVPGALEKVEEVGGEILKLCVKVGGSISGEHGIGADKKCYMPDMFSAADLESMQWVRFVFNPKGLANPDKIFPTPRTCGEAANAVSLKQFAGVEKF